A section of the Acanthochromis polyacanthus isolate Apoly-LR-REF ecotype Palm Island chromosome 13, KAUST_Apoly_ChrSc, whole genome shotgun sequence genome encodes:
- the LOC127536899 gene encoding uncharacterized protein LOC127536899 has translation MTSIPDRSRPGLTTTAIGAVDLRGAGGKWTTVSRRRRGGRCVRRKREKRNTKSLGLRVGTLNVGTMTGKGRELVDMMQRRKVDILCIQETRWKGSKARSLGAEFKLFYHGVDRKRNGVGVILKEEFVRNVLEVKRVSDQVMSLKLEIEGVMFNVVSGYAPQVGCEREEKEKFWLDLDQVMQSIPRSERVVIGADFNGHVGAGNRDDEEVMGRFGIQERNAEGQMVVDFAKRMEIAVVDTFFQKRQEHRVTYKSGDRSTQVDYILCSRCNLKEISDCKIVAGESVARQHRVVVCRMALVVKKMKRAKAEQRTKWWKLKKEECCMTFRKELRQALDGQEVLPDDWTTTANVIRETGQRVLGVSSGRKGDKETWWWNEEVQEWMQRKRLAKKKWDTERTEESRQEYREMQRESRGGKGQTRGLR, from the coding sequence atgacttccataccggatcggtcaaggcccgggttaacaacgaccgccatcggtgctgtcgacctacggggtgctggtggaaaatggacgactgttagtcgaagaaggagaggaggaaggtgtgttcgtaggaagagagagaagaggaacaccaagagtctaggactaagagtagggactttgaatgttggaactatgacaggaaaaggtagagagctggttgacatgatgcagagaaggaaggtggacatactgtgtatccaggagaccaggtggaaaggtagtaaagctagaagtttaggagcagagttcaagttgttctatcatggtgtagataggaagagaaatggagtaggagttatcttgaaggaggagtttgttaggaatgtcctggaggtaaaaagagtgtcagatcaagtgatgagcctgaagctagaaatcgaaggtgtgatgttcaatgttgttagtgggtatgctccacaggtaggatgtgagcgggaggagaaggagaaattctggttggaccttgatcaagtgatgcagagcatccctagaagtgagagagttgtcattggtgcagacttcaatggacatgttggtgcaggaaacagagatgatgaggaggtcatgggcaggtttggtatccaggagaggaacgcagaaggacagatggtggttgactttgcaaaaaggatggaaattgCTGTAGTggatactttcttccagaagaggcaggaacatagggtgacctataagagtggagataggagcacacaggtagactacatcttgtgtagccggtgtaatctgaaggagatcagtgactgcaaaatagtggcaggtgagagtgtagccagacagcatagggtggtggtgtgtaggatggccctggtggtgaagaagatgaagagggcaaaggcagagcagaggaccaaatggtggaagctgaaaaaggaagagtgttgtatgactttcaggaaagagttgagacaggctttggatggtcaggaggtgcttccagatgactggacaactacagcaaatgtgatcagggagacaggtcagagagtacttggtgtgtcatctggtaggaaaggagataaggagacttggtggtggaatgaggaggtacaggagtggatgcagagaaagaggttagctaagaagaagtgggacactgagaggactgaagagagtagacaggagtacagggagatgcagcgtgaaagtagaggtggcaaaggccaaacaaggggcttacgatga